One Rhinoderma darwinii isolate aRhiDar2 unplaced genomic scaffold, aRhiDar2.hap1 Scaffold_3429, whole genome shotgun sequence genomic region harbors:
- the ELMO3 gene encoding engulfment and cell motility protein 3 isoform X3 → MNSGSPWQDLGLTPPGLLALDNMVYFSTRWPSAYSRFVLENSSREDKHVCPFARSSIHLTLILCEILRVGEAASETGQDFLTLFYAQDHFLQELFCVCIQLLNKTWKEMRATHEDFDKVMHVVKEQISRTLGHAPTSLDFFRTKISSLNYSEILRRRQEERLIQDEALSPPVMELRKQLQPELLNLIRQQRLHYLCEGTKFRKISRRRRQDKLWFCRLSPNHKVLHYGDLDENIDSPPIETLAQKIAVADIKYVLTGKDCPHMKEKNSVKQNKDIMDQAFSICYDVDGCLNFIAPSSNDFCLWRDGLNTLMGREMPSERTRTDLDLLLNTELKLRLLDLENIPIPDQPPIIPPRPKNYDYCYQFTSTEA, encoded by the exons ATG AATAGCGGCAGCCCATGGCAGGACCTGGGTCTCACTCCTCCTGGACTCTTGGCCCTTGACAACATGGTGTATTTCTCAACACGTTGGCCCAGTGCCTACAGTCGG TTTGTGCTTGAAAACAGCAGTCGTGAAGACAAACACGTCTGTCCGTTTGCCCGAAGCAGCATTCACCTCACCCTGATCCTCTGTGAGATCCTGCGAGTAGGAGAAGCTG CATCGGAGACGGGGCAGGATTTCCTGACTCTGTTCTACGCACAGGACCACTTCCTCCAGGAACTCTTCTGCGTGTGCATTCAGCTGCTTAATAAGACCTGGAAGGAGATGAGAGCCACCCACGAGGACTTTGACAAG GTGATGCATGTGGTAAAAGAGCAGATTTCTCGGACCCTTGGTCATGCTCCAACATCTTTGGACTTTTTTCGAACAAAAATATCATCTCTTAATTATAGTGAGATTCTCCGTAGACGTCAGGAAGAGAGACTGATCCAGGATGAAGCCCTCTCCCCACCGGTCAT GGAACTAAGAAAACAGCTCCAGCCGGAGCTCCTGAACTTGATCAGACAACAGAGGCTTCACTACCTGTGTGAGGGCACCAAGTTCCGGAAGATCAGCCGTCGCCGGAGACAGG ATAAATTGTGGTTTTGTCGTCTCTCGCCAAACCACAAAGTCCTGCACTACGGGGATCTGGACGAGAACATAGACAGCCCACCTATTGAAACGCTGGCACAGAAAA TTGCAGTTGCCGATATAAAATACGTGTTAACGGGAAAGGATTGTCCACACATGAAAGAGAAGAATTCTGTGAAGCAAAATAAG GACATTATGGATCAAGCATTTTCAATCTGCTATGATGTGGACGGCTGCCTGAATTTCATTGCACCCTCTTCTAATGAT TTTTGCCTGTGGCGCGATGGGCTGAATACATTGATGGGTCGGGAGATGCCCAGCGAGAGGACACGCACGGACCTGGATCTCCTGCTGAATACTGAACTCAAACTGCGGTTATTGGACCTGGAAAACATTCCAATCCCAGACCAACCCCCAATAATACCCCCACGTCCAAAGAACTATGACTACTGCTACCAATTTACCTCCACTGAGGCCTAA